The DNA window AAGAAGCAAAAAGAGAAAGGACCGGCCGATGAAGGCTCCCTTCTTCTCTTCAACGACAACGCCAACGGCAAGGAGAACGGACCCAGAAACTACAAAAGCCCGTCAACGGCCTCCAGGCTCATCCTTGGATGAGAAAATGCTCTCTTCATCGCGGTGCCCGCGGCCGACGACGTCCGGTGCGCCGCGGCGGCACTCATCGCGGAACTGCGGCTCTCCGGCGCCGACTACAAATGGGTGGAGCCGGAGAACCTGCATCTCACCTTGCGGTTCTTCGGGGAGACCCCCCTGGACCGGATCCCTGAGCTAGAGGCCCTTTTGCGCCGGGCCGCGCAGAGACCGCGGTTCGACATCTCTTTCGGCTCGGTGGGAGCCTTCAATTCATGGGATGATCCCAAGGTGGTGTGGGTGGGGGTCGGCAGCGGCGCCGCGGAGCTCGGGGCTTTGGCCGAGGCCTTGGGGGCAGCCGAAGAAGGCCGGCCGTTCTCGGCGCATCTGACCATCGGACGCAGGCGCGGCAGGAGCGGCCATGAGCGGCTCAGGGCCGCGGCGCTCCGGGCGGGATTCCCGCAGATGCGTCAGGAGGTGGGCCGGGTCGCCCTCTTCGAGAGCCGGCTGACGCCCCGGGGCCCGACCTATACGGTCCGCGCGGAAGCCCAAATCGGGATATGAAACCGGGCGTAAAGGTTGATAAAATACCGGTGTGATGGTATGCTAGTATCATCAATCTACAACGGGAGAATGAATCATGATGGGAATCCTTAACATCTCGGAGGGCTCCACGATCGGCCTGCATGCGGCGGTGCACCTTTCGAAGGGGAACGGCGAGCCCATCACCACAAAGGAGGCTGCCGAGGCCATGAAGGTGTCGGCCGCTCATTTGTCCAAGATATTCCAACGCCTGGCCAGATCCGGCATCGTCAGGGCGGTGCGCGGACCCAAGGGCGGCTATCTGCTCAGCCGCCCCCTCTCCGAGATCCGGCTCCGGGACGTGTTCGAGGCCATCGAGGGCCCCATGAAGCTGAGCCGCTGCCTGCTGTCCCAGCCGCGCTGCGGCGTCGACGGCTGCATGCTCGGGGACATGA is part of the Elusimicrobiota bacterium genome and encodes:
- the thpR gene encoding RNA 2',3'-cyclic phosphodiesterase, with protein sequence MPAADDVRCAAAALIAELRLSGADYKWVEPENLHLTLRFFGETPLDRIPELEALLRRAAQRPRFDISFGSVGAFNSWDDPKVVWVGVGSGAAELGALAEALGAAEEGRPFSAHLTIGRRRGRSGHERLRAAALRAGFPQMRQEVGRVALFESRLTPRGPTYTVRAEAQIGI
- a CDS encoding Rrf2 family transcriptional regulator, which produces MMGILNISEGSTIGLHAAVHLSKGNGEPITTKEAAEAMKVSAAHLSKIFQRLARSGIVRAVRGPKGGYLLSRPLSEIRLRDVFEAIEGPMKLSRCLLSQPRCGVDGCMLGDMMAQINKQVVEHFERRLSEL